From a single Planctellipticum variicoloris genomic region:
- a CDS encoding TolC family protein produces the protein MLSFRSQWPSCVSLAAVLLVSGCRSARTIHDSEYAQLESDVARAMMDSQPALAAITPVASELAGPSTVDEYVAVALSQNPRIQAARKRVEAASYRVPQAASLEDPMLGVNGYPFSPYVLQTAGGRSTANVMASQNLPWLGKLETRSEVAEAGTDVARAELVAAELEIVEQVKRAYYALSFSQQTIHITEQSRGLLVELSEIAEIRYTTGAVSQQDVLRSQVEVSNVDSELIQLRQQLQSTRARLAQLLHVSPETPLQALNEWPEEEVPQDLERLYQQAITARPELHAQLAAVRRDLSQVELARLQYYPDVTLNAMWGGMTTSGALSAAADGVSMFNIGAQINVPLYRKKLQAGVREAEAQAVSSAREYDAMKDRTQAEVKDLFAQALSQRDLVALFKNEIIPKAEQTLEVSLEAYRVGQTDFLQLVDNWRQLLKFRVMLSQQESQLRQTLSTLERVVGGAISSPMPPVPVPGAIALPADPF, from the coding sequence ATGTTGTCGTTCCGCTCACAGTGGCCTTCCTGCGTCAGCCTGGCCGCTGTTCTGCTGGTGAGCGGCTGTCGGTCGGCGCGGACGATTCATGACTCGGAATATGCGCAACTGGAGTCCGACGTCGCGCGGGCGATGATGGACTCGCAGCCGGCACTGGCAGCCATCACTCCGGTGGCTTCGGAATTGGCCGGACCGTCAACCGTCGACGAATACGTCGCCGTCGCGCTTTCGCAGAATCCCCGGATTCAGGCGGCCCGGAAACGCGTCGAAGCCGCCAGTTATCGCGTGCCCCAGGCGGCGAGTCTCGAAGATCCGATGCTCGGAGTGAATGGGTATCCCTTCTCTCCGTATGTGCTGCAGACCGCGGGAGGACGTTCGACGGCGAACGTGATGGCGTCCCAGAATTTGCCGTGGCTCGGCAAGCTGGAAACGCGGTCGGAAGTCGCAGAAGCCGGCACCGATGTCGCCCGTGCCGAGCTTGTCGCCGCAGAGCTGGAAATCGTCGAGCAGGTCAAGCGGGCTTACTACGCGCTGTCCTTTTCGCAGCAGACGATCCACATCACGGAACAGAGTCGCGGTCTGCTGGTGGAGTTGAGCGAGATCGCTGAGATTCGTTACACGACGGGGGCTGTCAGCCAGCAGGACGTGCTGCGTTCTCAGGTCGAAGTTTCCAACGTGGACTCAGAACTGATCCAGTTGCGTCAACAGCTCCAGAGCACCCGCGCACGCCTAGCTCAGTTGCTTCACGTCTCGCCCGAGACCCCCTTACAGGCTCTCAATGAGTGGCCCGAAGAGGAAGTTCCGCAGGATCTGGAGCGACTTTACCAGCAGGCGATTACCGCTCGTCCGGAGCTGCATGCCCAACTGGCGGCGGTCCGCCGCGACCTGTCTCAGGTGGAGCTGGCCAGGCTGCAGTATTATCCCGATGTCACGCTGAACGCCATGTGGGGCGGCATGACGACGTCCGGGGCGTTATCGGCTGCCGCTGACGGCGTCTCCATGTTCAACATCGGGGCGCAGATCAACGTACCGCTCTACCGCAAGAAGCTGCAGGCCGGCGTTCGCGAAGCTGAGGCGCAAGCCGTTTCCAGCGCCCGCGAATACGACGCGATGAAGGATCGCACTCAGGCCGAGGTCAAAGATCTCTTCGCGCAGGCGCTCAGTCAGCGCGACCTGGTGGCCCTGTTCAAGAATGAGATCATTCCCAAGGCGGAGCAGACGCTCGAAGTCTCCCTGGAAGCATATCGGGTCGGACAGACGGACTTCCTGCAGCTCGTCGACAACTGGCGGCAATTGCTGAAGTTCCGAGTCATGCTCAGCCAGCAGGAAAGCCAGTTGCGGCAAACGCTGAGCACGCTGGAGCGAGTGGTGGGCGGGGCAATTTCGAGTCCGATGCCACCCGTTCCCGTTCCAGGCGCGATCGCTCTGCCGGCGGATCCTTTTTAG
- a CDS encoding efflux RND transporter permease subunit, translating to MVSLLIHWCLNNRFMVMLLTLVTAGAGYYCLINTPVDAIPDIGEKQVIVFVDWPGRSPQDVEDQVTYPLTISLQGTPQVKTIRSASGFGFSMVFVIFRDEVDYYWARTRVLERLNVAMTKLPPGVVPVLGPDATALGQIFWYTLDSDERDLAQLRTMQDWYVRYQLQAVEGVSEVASIGGFVKQYQIDVDPEKLRAHRVTLPEVYEGVRKSNIDVGAKVVENNGFEFFVRGVGFVKTVQDVENIVIREVDGTPLLVKNVATVQLGPDFRRGMLDNAGQEAVGGVVVMRYGENPLRVLERVKQKIAEIEPGLRIQRADGAPVPVKITPFYDRTDIVNETIDTLREALTEEALVAGAIVIIFLLHLRSSLAILPTLPLSLGMAFIAMYLLGIDSNIMSLAGIAIAIGDVADMGIIMTENIYRRLAAEPERPYNDVIHEAATEVGGPILTAVTNTIISFIPVFALTDQEGKLFKPLAYTKTFAIGASVVLALTVVPVLSYYVLKPIRWSRRTSLLWGGGLGLATLYPAYVLLHAGFGTRSPWSGWPMAIGISIMVAAAVYRMGREQLVPLEKNVVSRGIHGIFHPLLHWTLDHKPTFLAIPVSMVLLGMLVWLGFASMAYPVSATLKLAGADITKNAAWNRLDQVFPGIGREFMPPLDEGSLLYMPSLLPSASLTEARDVIARQDVAIRAVPEVKSVVGKVGRVESALDPAPIGMFETIVILKPEDEWRRVSQQRWHSEVAWLNWSRPVLTYLWPEVRPITKEEILQELEATTAIPGVLPTWLQPIQTRIVMLQTGFRAMMGVKVFGSDPREIERIGLQIEQLLQKVPGAVDIVADRIVGKPYIEYEIDRAKIARYGVHIRDVQDVIEIAIGGENLTTTVEGRERYPMRVRYLRELRERFDDLEHILVPTSSGAHIPIGQVATIRYTIGPQELKSENGLLVGYVTMNTRDRDEVSVVEDAERLLQSEKLRSDELVAVGKHAEASLVLPPGYYWKWGGQFENQQRATKRLSLLVPVVLFAMFVMIYLGLGKWWLAFIVFFGILVSASGGFALLFFYGANVSVAVWVGFIVLFGVADDASVVILSFLEDNFRGKHPQSVPEIRGLVIEATLKRVRPLLMSTATTVIGLMPIFLTHGRGSDVMQPMAIPSVGGMGVQLVTFLIAPCIYCLVKEAQFRRDSFIAAKTATDSAGQSSPASKTP from the coding sequence GCAAGTCAAGACAATTCGCTCGGCGTCCGGCTTCGGCTTCTCGATGGTGTTTGTGATCTTCCGCGACGAGGTGGATTACTACTGGGCGCGAACGCGAGTGCTGGAGCGGCTGAACGTCGCGATGACGAAGCTTCCGCCGGGTGTGGTGCCGGTCCTCGGACCCGATGCAACGGCCCTCGGGCAGATTTTCTGGTACACGCTCGATTCCGACGAACGGGATCTTGCCCAGTTGCGGACGATGCAGGACTGGTACGTCCGCTACCAGCTGCAGGCGGTCGAAGGGGTGTCGGAAGTCGCCAGTATCGGCGGATTCGTCAAGCAGTATCAGATCGACGTCGATCCGGAGAAGCTGCGGGCGCATCGCGTAACTCTGCCGGAAGTCTATGAAGGGGTGCGCAAGAGCAATATCGACGTCGGAGCCAAAGTCGTCGAGAACAACGGTTTCGAGTTCTTCGTGCGCGGCGTGGGTTTCGTAAAGACGGTGCAGGATGTCGAAAACATCGTGATCCGCGAGGTTGACGGAACCCCGCTGCTCGTGAAGAACGTGGCGACCGTACAGCTCGGCCCGGACTTCCGCCGGGGCATGCTGGACAATGCGGGACAGGAAGCGGTCGGCGGCGTGGTCGTCATGCGGTACGGCGAGAACCCGCTGCGCGTGCTCGAACGCGTGAAGCAGAAGATTGCCGAAATCGAACCGGGGCTGCGTATCCAGCGTGCGGATGGCGCGCCGGTCCCTGTGAAGATCACACCGTTCTACGACCGCACCGATATCGTGAACGAAACGATCGACACGCTCCGCGAAGCGCTCACCGAGGAAGCGCTCGTCGCCGGCGCGATTGTGATCATCTTCCTGCTGCACCTGCGGAGTTCGCTCGCCATTCTGCCGACGCTGCCGCTTTCGCTGGGGATGGCGTTCATTGCCATGTACCTGCTGGGGATCGACAGCAACATCATGTCCCTGGCCGGTATCGCGATTGCCATCGGCGACGTGGCCGACATGGGTATCATCATGACCGAGAACATCTATCGGCGTCTGGCTGCCGAGCCGGAACGCCCCTACAACGATGTGATCCACGAAGCCGCGACCGAAGTCGGCGGTCCGATTCTCACCGCCGTGACGAACACGATCATTTCGTTCATTCCCGTGTTTGCTCTGACCGATCAGGAAGGGAAGCTCTTCAAGCCGCTGGCGTATACGAAGACATTCGCGATTGGAGCGTCGGTGGTGCTGGCGTTGACCGTGGTGCCGGTGCTGAGCTACTACGTGCTGAAGCCGATCCGCTGGTCCCGGCGAACCTCCCTCCTGTGGGGCGGAGGACTCGGACTGGCGACCCTCTACCCCGCCTATGTGCTACTCCACGCGGGGTTTGGAACCCGCAGCCCCTGGAGCGGCTGGCCGATGGCGATCGGAATCAGCATCATGGTCGCCGCAGCCGTCTATCGCATGGGCCGCGAGCAACTGGTGCCGCTCGAAAAGAACGTGGTCTCGCGCGGCATCCACGGAATCTTTCACCCGTTGTTGCACTGGACGCTGGACCACAAACCGACGTTTCTGGCGATTCCGGTTTCGATGGTTCTGCTCGGCATGCTCGTGTGGCTTGGATTCGCCAGCATGGCGTACCCGGTGTCGGCAACGCTGAAGCTGGCAGGCGCCGATATCACGAAGAATGCCGCATGGAATCGTCTCGACCAGGTCTTTCCGGGAATCGGGCGGGAGTTCATGCCGCCGCTCGACGAAGGCTCGCTGCTCTATATGCCTTCGCTGCTGCCGTCAGCCTCATTGACGGAGGCTCGCGATGTCATCGCCCGCCAGGACGTCGCGATTCGTGCGGTGCCGGAGGTGAAATCCGTCGTTGGTAAGGTGGGCCGGGTCGAATCGGCGCTGGATCCGGCCCCGATCGGCATGTTCGAGACGATCGTTATCCTGAAGCCGGAAGACGAGTGGCGACGCGTCTCTCAACAGCGCTGGCACAGCGAGGTCGCCTGGTTGAACTGGTCTCGACCAGTGCTGACGTACCTCTGGCCGGAAGTGCGGCCGATCACCAAGGAGGAAATCCTTCAGGAACTCGAAGCCACGACGGCGATTCCCGGCGTCCTGCCCACCTGGCTGCAGCCGATCCAGACGCGCATCGTCATGTTGCAGACCGGGTTTCGGGCGATGATGGGCGTGAAGGTCTTCGGCTCGGACCCGCGCGAGATCGAGCGGATTGGGCTGCAGATCGAACAATTGCTGCAGAAGGTGCCAGGTGCAGTCGACATTGTCGCCGACCGCATCGTCGGCAAGCCCTATATCGAGTACGAAATCGACCGAGCCAAAATCGCCCGCTATGGAGTCCATATCCGCGACGTGCAGGACGTCATCGAAATCGCGATTGGCGGCGAGAATCTCACGACCACCGTCGAAGGCCGTGAACGCTATCCGATGCGTGTCCGCTACCTGCGCGAGTTGCGGGAGCGATTCGACGATCTGGAACACATCCTGGTGCCGACGTCGAGCGGTGCGCACATTCCCATCGGGCAGGTCGCCACGATTCGCTACACGATCGGTCCGCAGGAACTGAAGAGTGAGAACGGCCTGCTGGTCGGCTACGTCACAATGAATACGCGCGACCGGGACGAAGTCAGTGTCGTGGAAGACGCCGAGCGGCTGCTGCAATCCGAGAAACTCCGGAGCGACGAGCTCGTCGCCGTCGGAAAGCATGCGGAGGCCAGCCTCGTCCTGCCTCCCGGCTACTACTGGAAATGGGGCGGTCAGTTCGAAAACCAGCAGCGTGCGACGAAGCGCCTGTCGTTGCTCGTGCCCGTCGTCCTGTTCGCGATGTTCGTGATGATCTATCTGGGGTTGGGCAAGTGGTGGCTGGCCTTTATCGTCTTCTTCGGTATTCTGGTCTCAGCGTCCGGCGGCTTCGCGCTGTTGTTCTTCTACGGCGCGAACGTCAGCGTCGCTGTCTGGGTGGGCTTCATCGTACTGTTCGGAGTGGCGGACGACGCCAGCGTCGTCATCCTTAGTTTTCTCGAAGACAATTTCCGCGGCAAACACCCGCAGAGCGTCCCCGAGATCCGCGGACTGGTGATTGAAGCCACTTTGAAACGCGTCCGCCCGCTGCTGATGTCCACAGCCACCACCGTCATTGGCCTGATGCCGATTTTCCTGACGCACGGTCGAGGCTCCGACGTAATGCAGCCGATGGCCATCCCCAGCGTGGGCGGCATGGGAGTACAGCTCGTGACGTTCCTGATCGCGCCGTGCATTTACTGTCTGGTCAAGGAAGCGCAATTCCGACGGGACAGTTTCATTGCCGCGAAGACTGCCACTGACTCGGCAGGCCAGTCATCTCCAGCGTCGAAGACACCGTGA